The genomic window CCGTGGCCGGATTCGCCTCATGACGATCGCGGTATTCGTTTACGGCAGCTCGAGGGTAATCGCGGTCGACATCAAACCCACCATTCTGTTCCACCGGGCGACTATGGTGGAGAGCTTGCAGGAAAGCGGTTTTGCCCGATTCATTCTGTCCCACCAGCACGGTAACTTTCGGATCAATCGAAACGGGGCTGCTGTGGTGAATCGAACGAAAATTTTCGACGACGGCACTGATCAACTTCATAGGAAACGGTACCTGTTGAGAATGGACATTTTGCAACTGAGTTAGGATACAATCCCACCCACGCTGTGGTGCTGGCAATTAGTTTACATGTGAGATGATTTCTAGGGTGCACGCACGATGCTTCCATTTGCGACCCACGTACGTCGGGAGTACAATAATGCAGAATGAAAGTCTGCAAAAAAATGCAATAGGTCGAGATTGTGCCCTACATTGAAGACATTACCGAACCACTGATTCACGTGCTGACGCACACAGGGGGCCTGCCGATTCATCAACTTGCCGGCCACATGGCTAATTTTGAATTCTGGGTGGGTGAAGTGAGACATGCCTTTGATGTGATTGATGGCTATCAGACAAGATTCAAGAAGATGACTCAAGCCGAAAAAGACAATGCTGGCCGTCGCATTCCACCGATTAGACGTGGGATAAAACATCTCGAATTGAACGATCTGCGCGTTCGCCTCGCGAATGCAATGTATCACATACTTCAACGCAGTTTCAAAGAAAAACTGATTACAGAACTACAGCTTCAACAAGCAGGAGACACTTTGGGACTTGATATCCGGGAGATCAAACGCAAAAGTCCATTGACATGAAGTTATGATGAGATGAGCCTCAACTGAAGCAACAAGTTTATCAAACAATAGAGGTAAAAATGAAAACTTGCTTCCTGCTTTTCTGCTTGATCTACTCAAGGTAATTACATTTCCTTAACTTCAAAGCCGCTAGCGATACCAGTAGTGAGCCGGCTGGCTGATTATCACACAATTCAGAATTCAAAAATTCATCCGTTGGTAAACAGCCTGATGTATGCTTCTTGCATTGGCGCATCATGTGTTGGTTTGACAGATGCCAAAGGACTCACAGTTCCCTAAATAGAAGACATTATCGAGCCACTGATTCACGTGCTTACACTTCAACCACCCAGAATTCAAAATTAGCCATGTGGCCACTAAGTTGATGAATCGACAGGCATGTCTTTGATGTGATTGTTGAAAATTCCATCATCAACACAAGTGTTATGTCGGAAAAGTAAACGGCAAAGATCACAAAAATGAATTGTCTGTACTATTTTGCTCAGTTTGAGGTCGAAGTAGTTGGGCTTTACCAGGTAAGTCTGTGTGGATTTTTTTCTGCATCTCGAATTTGCTCCACACTCATGAAGTAGTCTGAGAGTCCCGTGAACAAAACTAACGCCATAATGATTCCTAAAGGCAACATACACATGTGCATTACTGTCAGAACATAAAGTAATGGTACCACTTTTCGCCTGCCAAGAAGTCCAGCAATGCCGCCCACAACTCCAACCAATCCAAGTATGGAAAGAAATATCCCTATTTCAAAGTCGTCCTTCTCAGTTGGATTCAATATTGCGATGATTCCACCAATAAACAGGCAACTATCAACAAAAACAATTAAAAATAGTACCGCTCGTACATTGCGATAGGTTGAATAGTTCCCTGGTTGCAGAACATCTCTGGCTCTTACCAAGAGTACACCTCTTAAATTTAGGTAGTTGAATTAACACTGTATAAGGAAAACTGTTAGAAAAGGCCATCAAGGCTTTTGGATTACAGATCATAACTGGGAAAAGATACCTTAATTGTGGCGAACTAACACGAGAGAGTCCACTATTTTGGATGAGCAGGAATTATTCATAAGCTCCGCCACTGCTTCAAAGCTGGTTTTGCTATTCGTCTCAATTCAAAGTAGCGGATCTGGTGGAAACTTGTATCAGGATCGATCTGAAAAAAGTGACTGGAGTGGGTGTTTTCAGCAAATGTCGACCCACCAAGGATGATAGTGGCGACTACAATTTAATGGAACTTCTTGGAAATGAATTCGCCTGTCGAGCACCAGAAAGAAAATTCTTCACTGTTTTTTAATCTTTGTAGCCGATAAAATAATGAAGTGATTTTCACTTGTCCATCATTTCTTTCTTTTGTGAGACAAAACGAATGACCTCTCTTCCAATTCGTGGTCGTCGGGGCTTTACCCTGATTGAGTTGCTGGTGGTAATTGCGATTATCGCCATTTTAATTGGGCTGTTACTGCCAGCTGTGCAGAAGGTGCGGGAAGCGGCGAATCGCGCATCGTGTACCAATAATTTCAAACAGTGGGGGATTGCGATGCACGCCCACCACGATACGGTGGGTACCCTCCCATATGGTGCACGTAGTAACCCCCGCACCACCTGGGTGGTGCAGTTGTGGTCTTATGTGGAAATGGGCAATGTTGCCAATCAATACAACATCAACACCCACTTCTACGCTGCACCAAATACCATTACCAGCACCCACAACGGGCCGCAATCGGCCACTTCAAAGGTGTATTACTGCCCCAGCGACCGTGGGGGCCCAGCCTATGCCACTGGCGATATTTACTGGCGGGCACGTGGTAACTATGCAGTCAACTGGGGGCCGATTCGTCAACCCAGTGCCACACTGGCACCGTTTGCTGCACCATTCGGTTACCGGAATAACGCCAGCCGAGACCAACCATTGACTTCACGTTTTGCCGATATCACGGATGGCACGTCAAACACGTTGATGATGTCCGAACAGATTATGTTCAGTTCAGATAACAATGTTGACTGGCGTGGTGATATGTTGAACGATGATGACCAGTGCGGGCGATTCATGACGCTGGATCAGCCAAACAACGGGATCGACGAGATCCGGGCTCCGTATTGCACCAATATGCCTGCACAAGGCCTGCCCTGTACCACCAGCAATAATGGGAAAGTTTCTGCCCGCAGCCGCCATACCGGTGGGGTGAATGTGGCTCTGTGCGATGGGTCCGTACGATTTGTTCGCAACGGAATCACGCTGGCCGCCTGGCAGGCAGTCAGCACCATGAATGGTGGGGAAACACTGAATCTGGATTAAAACAACCTCATGAGTTTTTTTCTCATAATATTTATTTGAACCAGTATTCGGGTAGATTTGGCAGCGTCCCACGCAGAATTTCCAGAATTGCCGTTTTATCAGCTTTACTGAGGTGCTGGTACGCACGGTCAGAATCCTGGTCTGTCAGAATCTGATAGAGTCGCTTCAGCACATATTCCGCTATTGGTGCGGGTAACTTCTGAAAAGAATCGGAATAAATTAGGTAACTGCAGGGATATTTCAAGAGCCTGCGTTGCAGATCAAGCTGGTACAGCGATCGCCCTTCTTTGTCGTGCGGCCCACGTTTGGAAAAATCGTCTGCATATGTGGTGGTGCCCTTTATCGGATCGGTCAGCCGATATTCTTCCGAAAACAGCAGACATTCCAGCAAACTATCCCCCACCGACTTGATGCGGGATTTCGTCGAATCCAGCATCGTATCAGGAGGTTCTTTCAATGCTTTTAAAATTTCTGTTTGCTGATGGATCGCCAGCCGGGTTTCCAGCGTGGCACGGGCAATTCGGTTGTGCATACTCGTCTGGTGGGCCAACACCATCAGTACCACCAGATCACTGTGGGGGGTTAAGTACATCGCCGACGTAAAGCGCTTGGACAGGCTGGTCAGATTCTGAGCATCGTCAAACACCGGCTTTTCCTGCCGTGCTTCGTTGCTGGTGAATATCTGATTTCCAAGATGACGTTGATTTCCGTGGGTGCCAGTGACGTACCACCCACCAAAACGTTTGGAAAAATCGCTGGTCGCATCGGTGCGATACGAACCCGAGGCGAAATTGGGATCGCCACGTCGGTCTGGAAAGAGTGATCGCATCAAATGACCTGGTTTTCCGTACAACGCCGACGAGGAATGACAGATCGTGCAGGAATCTACTTCCCGCACAAACCTCGGTTTTTCGGATTGGCGTTGCTCCATGGAATAAAAAACAGTGCCTAATTCGGGATCGGCGGTCGAAATTTCCAGCACCTTGCCACGCCAGCAGAACCCCACGTACGTATCATCGTTGAAATAAATCGCCCGAGGGGTCTTCGGCGTAATGTAATTCCGCTGCAAACTGGTTTTGGAAAATACCAGCGTCTGAGAAGATTCTGGTATTTCCAGAGCAGCCAGCACACTTTTCAGCCAGCCATGGTCTTCCGTGTAGGCCAGCGAGATTTTTTTCTTGCGCAGACTTTCCTGCAGACGTTCGATGGCGTTATTGGGCTGCGATTTTGAGTAATAAATGGGGGCGTTTTCCAGTTCATCTGCCATGGCAGCCATTGAAAATATCAGGCAGACGGTGCTGAAAAGTGTTCGATGCATGGTTGGACCCCTAAATTGGACAATCTTGTCCACATTAGCAGTTTAGCTGAATCAAACCCTGGGGTCAAGTTCTTGATTTGCTGCTGCCTCTTTGACAAGACCGCAGAAGCAGTTCAGTGAATTACCTGTTTACTGGTTCCCTTTGGGCTGGTTTCGGGTGTAAAATGATTTCATGGCGAAATTCTTCACTCTTCTTCTGATCGTAGTTTGTACCAATGTTGTCGTCGCACCTGATGCGCTGGCACAGCAGCGAGCACCCACCCGCGAGCCTTTTGAAGATGCGGTTGATCGTGGCCTTGAATGGCTGTCGAAAAATCAATCGCAGGATGGTTCCTGGATGACTGGGCGGGCCTTTGGCAACATCAATCAGGGACGGGGGATTCGCGAACCAGCCGTGACCGCACTGGCAGTGATGGCATTTCTTTCCGCAGGACATGTGCCTGGTGAAGGGAAATATGCCGAAGTGATCGACAAAGGCATTCGCTATGTGACCAGCAGCCAGCATCGGAACGGCCTGTTTGCCGCCCAGCCCACCAGTCAGACGATTATGTACTCGCACGGAATCTGTACGCTAATGCTGGCAGAAGTGATCGGCATGATCAATTCGCGAGAAGTGGCCGATCGATACCGCGAACAACTGGTGGCAGCCATTAAGCTGATCCGTGCTGCCCAATGCACCAATGGGCTCGACAGTGGGGGTTGGCGATATCGGCTGCAGTCATTGGATTCCGATATCAGTGTCACAGGCTGGCAGGTGATGGCGTTGCGGGCCGCACGCAATGTGGGGTGCGACATCCCCACTGATACGATCGATGGTGCGGTGGAATATATCAAACGGTGCCACGACCCTCTATCAGGTGGGTATCGTTACATGCGGTCCGCTCAGGTGACAGTGCCGTGCACAGGCACCAGTGTGCTGGCACTGGAACTGTGTGGCAAAGAGTTTCACCTGTCTCTGGAAGCCCGCAGGGCAGGGTCGTACATTTTGCGGACAGAAAACCGCCTGACTCAGAATCGCCCCCACTTTTTTTATGGTATCTACTACACGTCGCAGGCCATGTTTCAACTGGGTGGTGGCTACTGGGCCAGTTATCGTAAAGTATTACACCAGTTACTCTTAAGCGATTTTTCACCTGCGGAAGGTGGTTACTGGACCAGCGACAGTTGGGATGACCGGATTTACGGAGTGAACTACTGCACCGCAATGGCAGTGTTAGCCCTGACAGTAGAGTACCGCTTTTTACCCATTTACCAGCGAAATGAAGAGCCCGAAACACCCGATGAGGATTAAATTTCTGTTTTTGTGCCCGTTTTCCTGTCCTATACTTCAGCCGGAGAACGAACGATGACAAATCAGGAATGGATGGATCTGCTCCGCAGTATCCCGGAAACCGAACATACGAAACTGGTTGTGGTGCTCAATACGGGTATCGAGTACACCATGGATACGTTATTTCGCCTGGAACCCAATTATCTGGTGATGCGCGGTCGACAAGCGGGCACCACCGATGAAGCCCGGGCGTTTTTCATCCCGTATTCTCATATGGTGCTGCTAAAACTCGAGAAGGAAATCACGCTCGAAGAGTTGACGAATATGATCGACAACGGCAAACCGTGGACAAACCCACGCATCTCGTCCCGCAGGTTGCCACGACCGGAAGTGATTCCCGCACCCGAACCGAAAGAAGCCCCTGTGGTTGACCCAGCGACCGCTTCGAAAATGCTGATCGACCGGATTCGTGCCGCTCGGGCAACAGGTGGGCACTCCCCAGCGGCAAACGGCCCTGCATCAGTGACCGCCAAAGATTAATTTTTGCTCATTTCTTAAATAGAATTCCAATATCGCCTGGCAAAAAGGCGGAAATCTGAACACATCACTCGACAATCCTGGATTTTGGCCTTATCCAGTTCAGATTGCAATGTTGCCTTGTTCCGCGGTGTTATTTCTTTTTGGGTTTCTCAGCAGACTGGAGCAATTCTTTTGCCAACCAGAGACGACGTTGCAGATCAGCCGTTTTCAGGGCGTTACGCAGTTCGCCGATTTCGCGACCATCAAGCAGATTGGGGTCGACAGGCTTTTTCTGGGTGTACTTTTCATACATTCCAGCCATCGTCCAGGTATCACTGCGCTGAGTGGCAAATGGTAAATCCGTATGGTCCAGCGATTTCAGATTTGCCAGCGGATTTCGGCCCCACGCATAGCGAAAGTACCGTGGTTCTGGCACCAAAGGGCTGGTGAGCACAATCATGCTGCGGTTTTGCTGGGCCTTGCCCTGGCTGTCTTTCTTAGTTAGCCATTCGGCTTTTGCTGGCTGAAATAAACCATCGGGACCAGCAATCGCAAAACCTTCAATTGCTCCATCGTTGAACGGCCCAGCAGGACTATCCAACTGCAAGCGCATTTCCCCAGGCTCCAGAAACATTTCCTTCAGCATGGGTGGGAGCCAGCGAATCTGCTTAGCCATGCCATACTGGGTGGCTAACGCCCAACGTGAAATCCTCTCTCCCACGGGAACTTTGATCTGGGGATGATACCACGACCGACGCTGGTCGAAGCTACTGGCAAAACCAATATTTTTGTCCCCAGCTTTGTACAACTCCAGAAAAGTCTGGTACTGCACCGCACGGATGAAGATTCCCTCATCAACCATTCTTTCCAGATAATCATCCTGATCCTGGGGATCGCCAGCAGTGCAGAGCGAAATAATTCCGAAGGGCAGCTGGGGGTCCTGGAATGCCGCACGCCAGGCATCAATCATTTTGGCAAATAACTGATGGTACATGACATGCCCATTGGGCTGAAGTGCGTTGTTATACCCCTGATGCCAGATCACCCCTTTTACCTGAAAACCTGCAATAGGTGCCAGCATACTGGCGTAACAGTTTCCTGGCCGATTCTGATCAAACGCAGGTCCTGGTTTCAGATCGGAGGGGGCAACGGAATTGGGTGGTAATTCCTTCCCCTGGGCCTTCAGGCGGGCTGCCCGGTCCTGAAAGTTCTTGATTCGCTGTTCCAGATCTTTCTGTGGGTCAAATGCTGCTACTTTGGCATCCCACTCTGCCAGTTTTGCCTTTACTTCCACGGTATCGACCGTTTTCAGCACTTCGGTGGGGATCCAGGTTTCTAAGGTGGTGCCCCCACGTGACACATCCACAATACCAATTGGAACCTGAGTCGCCAGGTGGATCCGTCTTGCGAAGACAAAACCAATCGCCGACATATCCCGTACGGTCTCTGGGGTGCAGAGATCCCAATATCCCTGGCGGTAATGCCGACTTGACCAATCGCTCCACTGATAGAGGATCGGGAACGATTTCTGAGGTTCGAAACCATTCAGGTGGGGCATTGTAAACAGCCGAATATTCTTGAAATTGGCAGATGCAATCTCCAGATCGCCATTATCGACCTTGGCAATTTCAAATTCCATGTTGCTCTGCCCGCTGAGCACCCAGATATCGCCAATCAGAATGTTATCCCGTTCGATTTTCTGCTTCTGGCCTTGCACCAGCAGCTTTGTGGGAGTACTGCTGGCCTGCATCGCGGGCAGTTCGACCTTCCAGGTGCGATCCGCTGCCGCAATGGCCGATTGAGTTTGTTCGCCAAAGGTAACTGAAACTTTTTCACCCGCTTCGGCCCAGCCCCAGATTCGGATTGGCTTTTCCCGCTGGATGACCATCCCGGATTGAAACATGTTGTGCAGGATCAGCCCTTCTGCCTGGGCGGGAATATCCACCCGATCCTTCCCACGTTCCAATTTTTCCTGGGCAGACAGAAACGAACCAAGCGAAGCCCACAGAACCACCAGAAAGATGTTATTTTTCACTGTTTTTTTCCAAAATGGGATCAGTAGCACCTGCTTTTTGTTTACATAACTGTTTGAGTGGGACAACTGAACGTTGAAATTGGGTCGAATAGACGGCACCTTCACCGGTGGGGTCCAAAAAAGTATTTATTTTTTGGCGAGGTAGTCTATCATTGGATAAGAAGGCCCCACAATAGATGAAAACTCTCTCATGCTTGATGATTATCTGGGCAAAAAGGTCATTATCGATTTTCAAAGTCCGTACGTGTGTCTGGGCACGCTGGTGAAGTACGATGCGGAATTCTTTGAAGTGAAAAACGCCGATTTCCACGATTTGCGGGATACCGATACCTCGCGGGAGAACTACATCGCCTCATCACTGGTGACGGGAATCAAACGGAACCGTCGCAAAGTACTTGTTTTCCGTTCCGACGTGGTGGCGATTACGTTGTTTGAATCGTTTGCCGATATCTGAGTCCTGGATGATACGAACCAGGTAATTTCCCACCTCAGAATCAAAGTTTTTTTCAAAATTTTTGAAACAATTTGGGATTCATAGCGTATATTAATATACAGTATCACGATTCCGGGATAGTCACCTGGGGTGATGCTGTCAGTTCCATAATCGCTGGTGTGGATTTTTCTACCACCAGCAACGCATTTCCGTTACACTTCACGGATTGTTTAGGAATCTGTTACAACATAGGAGCGACCGATGAAAAACCTCTCTCGTCGACAAGTACTGCATGCCACAAGTGGCCTGGCAGCGATTGGTTTATTTCCCCACGTGGGCTTTACGGAAGAAAAACCATTACCCCCTGTTCGCCTGGGCTTTATTGGTGTGGGCACGATGGGCCGTGGCCACCTGGGTGGTTTTCTGGGGATGAACGATGTGCACGTTGTGGCGGTGTGTGATGTGGTGAAGGAACGCCGCGATGATGCCCAGAAGCGGGTGCTTGATCGCTACAAAGCAGCAAAGAAAGGCACTCCACCAGAATGTGCCTCGGAAAGCGATTTTCGCAAAATCCTGGATCGCAAAGATATCGATGCGGTGGTGATCGCCACACCAGATCACTGGCATGCCATACCAGCGATTCTGGCAGCACGGGCGGGCAAAGATATCTATTGCGAGAAACCGCTGACCCACAATATTGCTGAAGGGCGGGCGATTGTCAACGCCGTCAAGAAAGCTGATGTGATTTTTCAAACGGGCAGCCAGCAACGCAGTGAGTTCGGCAATCGCTTTCGACGTGCGGTGGAGTACGTTCGTAATGGTCGCATCGGCAAGTTGAAACGAGTAGAAATTGGCGTGGGCGGTCCGGCAGTGCCATGCACTTTACCCACGCAGGAAATTCCGGAAGGCACCGATTGGGATACCTGGGTGGGGCCTGCAGCGATGCGGGGATACAACGAAATTCTCTGCCCGAAGGGGATTCACAAGCACTTCCCCGCCTGGAGAAACTACCAGGAGTTTGCTGGGGGTGGCCTGGCCGATATGGGGGCGCACCATTTTGATATTGCCCAGTGGGCAATGGGGATGGATGAATCTGGCCCGGTAGAAATTATCCCGCCAGAGAAAGGAACCAGCGGCTTGAAGTTTATCTACGCCAGTGGCGTGGAAATGGTCCACGGTGCCCAGGCAGATTGTGTCTTCATCGGCACCACGGGCACCATTCGCGTCTCGCGTGGCAAAATCGAAAGTGATCCGAAAGAAATTGTGGAAACACCCACGGGTGAGAAAGAGTGGCACGTCTATCCTTCAAATAACCACAAACGAAACTGGATTGAATGCATTCGATCCCGCAAGCAGCCGATCTGCACCGCGGAAACGGGGCATCGCTCGGCAACCATCTGCCACCTGGGCAACATTGGCTATCGCCTGCACAAACGCCTGAAGTGGGACCCCGTCAAGGAACAGTTTGATGATGCGGAAGCGAATAAGTTAACCAGTCGCGAAGTTCGAGCCAAGTGGGCAATCATTTAATCTCGGAGAAAAGTACTTACCCTGAAATCTCGCTACTCTTGGCACAATTCAAAAGTCAGCAAACCATCTTTTCAACGTTTCTTGCAGCCTCATTCTGATTTTCTGCTTGTCATCTGAATATGGATCGTGTAAAGATGGAGTATGGGTAAGATGTTGCCTGGCCTGGGACAATTTGTCCTGGGACAACGACCCACTTTATCTTGGGTATTACCTCTCACAGCAAGGAGTAAGCAGATGGCAGCAAAATTTGAAGTGAAGAAAAGTAAGAATGGCCAGTTTTTCTTCAATCTGAAGGCAGCAAATGGCCAGGTGATTTTCACCAGCGAATCATACGAAGCACGTGCTGGTGCTACCAAAGGAATTAATTCCGTGAAGACCAATTCAAAGAAGGACACCCGCTTTGAACGGAAAGAATCGAAGAAAGGGGAGCCTTACTTTGTGCTGACTGCCACCAATGGAGAAATCCTGGGTCGCAGTGAGATGTACAAATCCAAGTCTTCGATGGAGAAAGGGATTGCTTCGGTGATGACAAACGCACCCGATGCCCGTGTGGACGACCTGACCCAGGAATAATTCTGGTCAGACGGTTGGGTCAGCCACTGTGGGCGGGAGACTCTTCCTGCGACGGAACCGTTCCTGGATGCTGTCCAGCAGCGAATAGGTGACAGGTGTTGCCAGCAACGCCAGGAACAGACTGAGGATCTGCCCGCCGATAATTACTTTGGCCATACTGGCACGTGCCCCCGCACCTGGTCCCTGTCCCAGTGCCAGTGGGATCATTGCTGCCACCAGCATGAATGTGGTCATCAGAATTGGCCGCAGTCGCACATGGTTTGCTTCCAGGATGGCGGCGTTCTTTTCCATGCCTGCCCGCCGCAGTTCCAGGGTTTTATCCACCTGCAGAATGCCGTTCTTTTTCACAATACCGATCAGCATGAACAAGCCAAACATGGAGTACAAGTCCATTGGTTCGCGGAAAATAAAGAGCGAAAGCAAACCGAAAGGGATGGTCACAGGCAGTGCTGCCAGAATACTGACTGGGTACAACCAACTCTCAAATTGTGCGGCTAATACCAGATACATGAAGGTGATGCTCAATAATAGAGCAATCATAAAGTAATATCCGGTTTCACCAAGCATCTTTGCCTGACCACTGAAATTGATTTCATAGCCAGGGGGTAAATTCATTTCCTGAGCAAACTTCTGGGCAGCCTGCATTGCATCGTTCAGCGAAATTTCCTCAGGTGCGCCCAGGATGGTTACTGTGCGTTGCCGATCGAGTCTATCAATCTGGCTGGGCCCACGTTCTTCGTTGAAGTTGGCAAAGCTACTCATCTGCACACTGCCTGCCGTGGGTGATTGCAACGTAATATTGCCCAGCGATTGTGGGTTCACGCGGAAGTTTTTATCTGCCCGCAACCAGACATCGTATTGTTCCGTATCTTCCTTGTAACGGGAAACAATCTGCCCACCGACCAGTACATTCATGGAGTTGGCAATCGTTTCTACTGGAATGCCCAGGTCGCTGGCACGATCGCGATTGATTTCTACCTGAACTTCCGGTTTGCGTAATGATAAAGTGGAATCAATATCCTTCAACCCACCGAGAGTGCGAAGTTTTTCCATCATCGTCGCAGAATACTCTTCCAGCTTTTTCAAATCAGGCCCTTGAATATTCAGCTGAAAAACACGGCTGTCACCGTCTGGGCCGCCACCAATGACCGCGACGTCCATCACTGCCAGACGTAGTTCGGGATACTCTTCTGCAATTCGGCGGGCACGGAACATAATGTCGAACTGGCTGTATTTGCGATGCTCCAGGTCTTTCATTCGAAAATAGATCGACCCACGCGTCACATCGCCCTGGCCCTTTGCTTCGGTATTTCGCCCAATCGTGGTAAAGCGGTGGTTCACACCAGGCAATTTTCCAATGCGGTTTTCAATTTCATTAATGACGTTCTTGGTGCGTTCCAGCGTATACCCTTCCGGTGTGATAAAGCTGATCTGAAATTCCGATTGATCATCGCGTGGCACAAAGTTAAATCCAATCGCCATCGCAATTGGTCCGGTGGAACAGAAAATCAGGAAACAGAAAAACAACGTCAGAATACGGTGCCGCAACGACCACCGTAACATCCGGCCAAAGGCATTGTCAGTGAAGCGGTAAATCACCCCATCTTTCGTGCTTTTTTCACCTGGTTTTTTCTGTTCCAGCTTCAGGAAGCGGGAACAGAGCATCGGGGTTAATGTGAACGAAACGAACAGGCTCATGACAATGGCAAAGGCAACGGTTAAGCCAAAACTACTGAAGAAGCGCCCCACCATACCACCCATGAAGGCAACAGGCAGAAAAATGACCAGTAGCGATATACTGGTGGCAAGCACCGCAAGGGCAATTTCCTGCGTTCCTTTGCGGGAAGCGGTCATCGCATCCAGGCCATGTTCTTCCATGTGGCGGAAAATGTTCTCGTGCACCACCACCGCATCGTCAATCACAATCCCAATCGCCAGAATCAGTGCCAGCATGGTAATGTTGTTCAACGTAAAGTCCATGTAATTCATAAACAGAAAAGTGGGGATAATTGAAGTGGGTATTGCCATCGTGGCAATAAAGGTGGTACGCCAATCCCGAATAAAGAGCAGGATGGTGCCTGCCACCAGAAACGCTGCCAGAATAATGTGGAATTTTAC from Zavarzinella sp. includes these protein-coding regions:
- a CDS encoding Gfo/Idh/MocA family oxidoreductase; protein product: MKNLSRRQVLHATSGLAAIGLFPHVGFTEEKPLPPVRLGFIGVGTMGRGHLGGFLGMNDVHVVAVCDVVKERRDDAQKRVLDRYKAAKKGTPPECASESDFRKILDRKDIDAVVIATPDHWHAIPAILAARAGKDIYCEKPLTHNIAEGRAIVNAVKKADVIFQTGSQQRSEFGNRFRRAVEYVRNGRIGKLKRVEIGVGGPAVPCTLPTQEIPEGTDWDTWVGPAAMRGYNEILCPKGIHKHFPAWRNYQEFAGGGLADMGAHHFDIAQWAMGMDESGPVEIIPPEKGTSGLKFIYASGVEMVHGAQADCVFIGTTGTIRVSRGKIESDPKEIVETPTGEKEWHVYPSNNHKRNWIECIRSRKQPICTAETGHRSATICHLGNIGYRLHKRLKWDPVKEQFDDAEANKLTSREVRAKWAII
- a CDS encoding DUF1559 domain-containing protein, whose product is MTSLPIRGRRGFTLIELLVVIAIIAILIGLLLPAVQKVREAANRASCTNNFKQWGIAMHAHHDTVGTLPYGARSNPRTTWVVQLWSYVEMGNVANQYNINTHFYAAPNTITSTHNGPQSATSKVYYCPSDRGGPAYATGDIYWRARGNYAVNWGPIRQPSATLAPFAAPFGYRNNASRDQPLTSRFADITDGTSNTLMMSEQIMFSSDNNVDWRGDMLNDDDQCGRFMTLDQPNNGIDEIRAPYCTNMPAQGLPCTTSNNGKVSARSRHTGGVNVALCDGSVRFVRNGITLAAWQAVSTMNGGETLNLD
- a CDS encoding YegP family protein, with translation MAAKFEVKKSKNGQFFFNLKAANGQVIFTSESYEARAGATKGINSVKTNSKKDTRFERKESKKGEPYFVLTATNGEILGRSEMYKSKSSMEKGIASVMTNAPDARVDDLTQE
- a CDS encoding sialate O-acetylesterase, with translation MKNNIFLVVLWASLGSFLSAQEKLERGKDRVDIPAQAEGLILHNMFQSGMVIQREKPIRIWGWAEAGEKVSVTFGEQTQSAIAAADRTWKVELPAMQASSTPTKLLVQGQKQKIERDNILIGDIWVLSGQSNMEFEIAKVDNGDLEIASANFKNIRLFTMPHLNGFEPQKSFPILYQWSDWSSRHYRQGYWDLCTPETVRDMSAIGFVFARRIHLATQVPIGIVDVSRGGTTLETWIPTEVLKTVDTVEVKAKLAEWDAKVAAFDPQKDLEQRIKNFQDRAARLKAQGKELPPNSVAPSDLKPGPAFDQNRPGNCYASMLAPIAGFQVKGVIWHQGYNNALQPNGHVMYHQLFAKMIDAWRAAFQDPQLPFGIISLCTAGDPQDQDDYLERMVDEGIFIRAVQYQTFLELYKAGDKNIGFASSFDQRRSWYHPQIKVPVGERISRWALATQYGMAKQIRWLPPMLKEMFLEPGEMRLQLDSPAGPFNDGAIEGFAIAGPDGLFQPAKAEWLTKKDSQGKAQQNRSMIVLTSPLVPEPRYFRYAWGRNPLANLKSLDHTDLPFATQRSDTWTMAGMYEKYTQKKPVDPNLLDGREIGELRNALKTADLQRRLWLAKELLQSAEKPKKK
- a CDS encoding prenyltransferase/squalene oxidase repeat-containing protein, with amino-acid sequence MAKFFTLLLIVVCTNVVVAPDALAQQRAPTREPFEDAVDRGLEWLSKNQSQDGSWMTGRAFGNINQGRGIREPAVTALAVMAFLSAGHVPGEGKYAEVIDKGIRYVTSSQHRNGLFAAQPTSQTIMYSHGICTLMLAEVIGMINSREVADRYREQLVAAIKLIRAAQCTNGLDSGGWRYRLQSLDSDISVTGWQVMALRAARNVGCDIPTDTIDGAVEYIKRCHDPLSGGYRYMRSAQVTVPCTGTSVLALELCGKEFHLSLEARRAGSYILRTENRLTQNRPHFFYGIYYTSQAMFQLGGGYWASYRKVLHQLLLSDFSPAEGGYWTSDSWDDRIYGVNYCTAMAVLALTVEYRFLPIYQRNEEPETPDED